A genomic window from Pseudogulbenkiania sp. MAI-1 includes:
- a CDS encoding LysR family transcriptional regulator produces the protein MDTFKQLETLVAVVAHGSLSAAARQEGVVPAVIGRRLDALEERLGAKLLVRTTRSVTLTQEGSAFYEESLRILTELAEAEAAVASGSARARGHLRVSAPAGFGRRHVAPHVASYQQQHPDVKVTLDLSDRLVDLVRDRVDCAIRISDLSDSSLVAIKLAENRRVVVAAPAYLARMGTPRTLDDLAKHNCLSLGESQGRGWAFTDGDQLVNLKVSGDLECNDGAVLHEWALKGYGLAWRSLWEVKEDLAAGRLVTVLDYFSSPDYPVYAVVPQRKFLPLRVRHFIDHLKACYDEPGYWA, from the coding sequence ATGGACACCTTCAAACAGCTTGAAACCCTGGTCGCCGTGGTGGCGCACGGGAGCCTGTCGGCGGCGGCCCGCCAGGAAGGGGTGGTGCCGGCGGTGATCGGCCGCCGACTGGACGCACTGGAGGAGCGTCTCGGGGCCAAGCTTTTGGTTCGCACCACCCGCAGTGTCACACTAACACAAGAAGGCAGCGCCTTTTACGAGGAAAGCCTGCGCATCCTGACCGAACTGGCCGAAGCCGAGGCGGCGGTGGCCTCCGGCAGCGCGCGCGCGCGCGGCCATCTGCGGGTCAGCGCGCCGGCCGGCTTCGGCCGCCGCCATGTGGCGCCGCATGTGGCGAGCTACCAGCAGCAGCACCCAGACGTGAAAGTAACCCTGGACCTGTCGGACCGGCTGGTCGATCTGGTGCGCGACCGGGTGGATTGCGCCATCCGCATATCGGACCTTTCCGACTCCAGCCTGGTGGCCATCAAGCTGGCAGAAAACCGCCGCGTCGTGGTGGCGGCACCGGCGTACCTAGCACGCATGGGGACGCCCCGCACGCTGGACGATCTGGCCAAACACAATTGCCTGTCGCTGGGGGAGAGCCAGGGGCGCGGCTGGGCCTTCACCGATGGCGATCAATTGGTCAACCTCAAGGTGTCCGGCGACCTGGAGTGCAACGACGGCGCCGTTCTACACGAGTGGGCGCTGAAGGGCTACGGCCTGGCATGGCGCTCGCTGTGGGAGGTCAAGGAGGACTTGGCCGCGGGACGGCTCGTCACGGTGCTGGATTATTTCTCGTCGCCGGATTACCCGGTCTACGCCGTGGTGCCACAGCGCAAGTTCCTGCCGTTGCGGGTACGCCACTTCATCGATCACCTGAAAGCCTGTTACGACGAACCGGGTTACTGGGCTTGA
- a CDS encoding SDR family NAD(P)-dependent oxidoreductase, translating into MDFNNHTIIITGAAGNLGQAVAKAFAERGANLVLLARRREQLEKVFGAESPQRLFATADLLDQDQVNAAVQKAIDQFGRIDVLCNAAGGFRMGPSVHETPDQDWDFLFDINTRSMLHAVRAVVPRMIEGGGGKIINVGANAAQKGVAQMGTYCAAKAAVARLTEAMAAELREHSINVNCVLPSIIDTPENRAAMPAADPSRWVAPDALADAILFLASNGARAIHGASLPVIGLS; encoded by the coding sequence ATGGATTTCAACAACCATACCATCATCATTACCGGAGCCGCCGGCAATCTCGGCCAGGCCGTAGCCAAGGCTTTCGCCGAGCGTGGCGCCAACCTGGTGTTGCTGGCGCGCCGGCGCGAACAGCTGGAAAAGGTCTTCGGGGCGGAAAGTCCGCAACGTCTATTCGCCACCGCCGACCTGCTCGATCAGGATCAGGTCAACGCCGCCGTACAAAAGGCCATCGACCAGTTTGGCCGGATCGACGTGCTATGCAATGCCGCGGGCGGGTTCCGCATGGGGCCGTCGGTGCATGAAACTCCGGATCAGGACTGGGATTTTCTGTTCGACATCAACACGCGCAGCATGCTGCACGCGGTGCGCGCCGTGGTGCCGCGGATGATCGAAGGGGGCGGCGGGAAAATCATCAACGTCGGGGCCAATGCCGCCCAGAAGGGTGTTGCTCAAATGGGTACCTACTGCGCCGCCAAGGCCGCGGTGGCCCGCCTGACCGAAGCGATGGCGGCGGAGCTGCGCGAACATAGCATCAACGTCAACTGCGTCCTGCCCAGCATCATCGACACGCCGGAAAACCGCGCCGCCATGCCGGCGGCCGACCCGTCGCGCTGGGTCGCCCCCGACGCGCTCGCCGACGCCATCCTGTTCCTGGCTTCGAACGGCGCCCGTGCCATTCACGGCGCCAGTCTGCCGGTGATCGGGTTGAGTTGA
- a CDS encoding DNA-binding transcriptional regulator: MTTPETFPHPREVRHKQGLNQIEFWSKIGVTQSGGSRYESGRNMPRPVRELFRLVHIEQVDLAKINRDDIEVIALLKAQYPDLYETLRKAISVSHG; the protein is encoded by the coding sequence ATGACAACTCCCGAAACCTTTCCCCATCCTCGTGAAGTCCGCCACAAGCAAGGACTGAATCAAATCGAATTCTGGAGCAAGATCGGTGTCACGCAATCCGGCGGGTCGCGTTATGAATCCGGCCGCAACATGCCGCGACCGGTGCGTGAATTGTTCCGCCTGGTGCATATCGAACAAGTCGACCTTGCCAAGATCAATCGTGATGATATCGAGGTGATCGCCCTCCTCAAGGCTCAATATCCTGACCTTTATGAGACCCTGAGAAAGGCCATCTCCGTCAGTCACGGCTAA
- a CDS encoding response regulator transcription factor: MQSPLDHAQTLAAPLTMLAEFAVGDQQFQIVAVDEGPDGSGADALFGELICFTCGGCRCAIVPKRCALSTDLAELATLLTERELQITALVSQGKLNKQIADQLHISEWTVATHLRRVFSKLGVKSRAAMVYRCAPLLERLRKAMQTVNPQLPPEHHGS; this comes from the coding sequence ATGCAATCTCCGTTGGATCATGCTCAAACCCTGGCAGCGCCGTTGACGATGCTGGCAGAGTTTGCTGTTGGCGATCAGCAGTTCCAGATCGTGGCCGTCGACGAAGGCCCAGACGGATCGGGTGCCGATGCTCTGTTCGGCGAACTGATCTGCTTTACCTGTGGCGGTTGTCGCTGCGCCATCGTGCCCAAACGCTGCGCCTTATCCACCGATCTGGCCGAACTGGCGACGCTGCTAACCGAGCGGGAGCTGCAGATCACCGCGCTGGTGTCACAGGGCAAGCTCAACAAGCAGATCGCCGACCAACTACATATCAGTGAATGGACCGTCGCCACCCACCTGCGGCGCGTGTTCAGCAAGCTGGGCGTCAAAAGCCGCGCCGCGATGGTCTATCGCTGCGCGCCGCTGTTGGAGCGGCTGCGTAAGGCGATGCAAACCGTCAACCCTCAACTCCCTCCAGAACACCACGGTTCCTAG
- a CDS encoding DUF4438 domain-containing protein has translation MSESVLAPPRLSRHHQALNQPVARQRPRLNLDELVLVAIGGQIAHPIARGNPYRIGYDGVPRVLPGTGGIVINRRIGDRCVGLAGDHIEPGVALHNNGREVVGPRNGPNTALMTYACVGNRARVVTGPMAGQTGLVTGKHGGINHVLVDFPAQVLARLRIGDRIQLYSHGLGARLLDYPEITLLNCAPALLWRWGIRERDGALWIPVTHRFPSVLMGSGLGKNTAWRGDYDIQLADPRLRQRYRLGSLRFGDLVAICDADNRYGPLVRSGRVTIGVIVHGDSTVSGHGPGVTPLLTGPAALLRSLIDERANLAALFDVREPVPPRDYPPLAGRTLGRGPAPRLIVSA, from the coding sequence ATGAGCGAGTCCGTCCTTGCCCCCCCTCGCCTCAGCCGACATCACCAGGCACTGAATCAGCCGGTGGCGCGGCAGCGGCCACGTCTCAACCTCGACGAGCTGGTGCTGGTGGCTATCGGCGGCCAAATCGCCCACCCTATTGCGCGCGGCAACCCGTATCGTATCGGCTACGATGGCGTGCCGCGGGTGCTGCCTGGCACCGGCGGCATCGTCATCAACCGCCGCATCGGCGACCGCTGTGTCGGGCTGGCCGGCGACCACATCGAACCGGGGGTGGCGCTGCACAACAATGGACGCGAAGTGGTCGGGCCGCGCAACGGCCCCAACACCGCGCTGATGACCTACGCCTGCGTGGGAAACCGGGCGCGCGTGGTTACCGGGCCGATGGCCGGCCAGACCGGCCTCGTCACCGGCAAGCACGGCGGCATCAACCACGTGCTGGTCGACTTTCCCGCCCAGGTGCTGGCGCGCTTGCGCATCGGCGATCGCATCCAGTTGTACAGTCACGGCCTGGGCGCACGGCTGCTGGATTATCCGGAAATCACCTTGTTGAACTGTGCCCCGGCCCTGTTATGGCGCTGGGGCATCCGCGAGCGTGACGGGGCGTTGTGGATACCGGTGACTCACCGTTTCCCGTCGGTGCTGATGGGCTCGGGGCTCGGCAAGAACACTGCCTGGCGCGGCGATTACGACATCCAGCTGGCCGATCCGCGTCTGCGGCAGCGCTACCGGCTGGGCAGTTTGCGCTTTGGCGATCTGGTGGCGATCTGCGATGCCGACAACCGCTACGGGCCGCTGGTGCGAAGCGGCCGCGTCACCATCGGTGTGATCGTGCACGGCGACAGCACCGTCAGCGGCCACGGCCCCGGCGTCACCCCGCTTTTGACCGGCCCGGCCGCGCTGTTGCGTTCCCTCATCGACGAGCGCGCCAACCTCGCCGCGCTGTTCGATGTACGTGAGCCGGTGCCGCCGCGCGATTACCCGCCGCTGGCCGGCCGAACGCTCGGACGAGGCCCTGCGCCCCGGCTCATCGTGAGCGCTTGA